In one window of Capra hircus breed San Clemente chromosome 28, ASM170441v1, whole genome shotgun sequence DNA:
- the DNAJC12 gene encoding dnaJ homolog subfamily C member 12, with translation MDAILNYKSEDTEDYYTLLGCDELSSVEQILAEFKVRALECHPDKHPENSKAVETFQKLQKAKDILTNEASRARYDQWRRSQMSMSFQQWEALSDSVKMSMHWAVRGKKDLMLEESDQTHTDKIENEEQDEQKQIKKEEFGSTTEKMEQKESKSVEKSFSPQNPDSPGFADVNCWHLRFRWSGDAPSELLRKFRNYEI, from the exons ATGGATGCGATACTGAATTACAAGTCGGAAGATACTGAAGATTACTACACATTACTGGGATGTGATGAACTGTCTTCG GTTGAACAAATCCTTGCAGAATTTAAGGTCAGGGCCCTGGAATGTCACCCTGACAAGCATCCTGAAAATTCCAAAGCTG TGGAGACTTTTCAGAAACTGCAGAAGGCAAAGGACATTTTGACTAATGAAGCAAGTCGAGCCCGCTATGACCAGTGGCGAAGGAGCCAGATGTCAATGTCATTCCAGCAGTGGGAAGCTTTGAGTGACTCGGTGAAAATG TCAATGCACTGGGCTGTCAGAGGAAAAAAGGATCTGATGTTGGAAGAATCTGACCAGACTCATACTGACAAAATTGAAAATGAGGAACAGGACGAGCAAAAACAGATAAAGAAAGAGGAGTTTGGTTCAACCACAGAGAAAATGGAGCAGAAAGAATCCAAATCTGTGGAGAAGTCATTCTCCCCACAAAATccagattctccag GTTTTGCAGACGTGAACTGTTGGCACCTTCGTTTCCGCTGGTCTGGGGATGCTCCTTCAGAACTCCTGAGGAAATTCAGAAActatgaaatatga